One Romeriopsis navalis LEGE 11480 DNA window includes the following coding sequences:
- the trmB gene encoding tRNA (guanosine(46)-N7)-methyltransferase TrmB, whose product MALVRVREHVNPLANRYKAVRPMPDWSTIYADLSQPLHIDIGCARGRFVHQLATQQPDWNYLGLEIREPLVLQANEWRDAAQLENLHYLFCNANIMLRTVLASLPSAVLQCVSIQFPDPWFKKKHHKRRVVQPPLVQDLADYLPAGAQIFIQSDILDVAAEMRDRFTANAAFQPQSTDWLAENPMPLPTEREIGVLNNQDPVYRVLFTRV is encoded by the coding sequence ATGGCCCTTGTCCGTGTACGCGAACATGTCAATCCATTGGCGAACCGCTATAAAGCTGTGCGCCCGATGCCTGATTGGTCAACGATCTACGCTGATCTATCGCAGCCGCTGCATATTGATATTGGCTGTGCCCGGGGCCGTTTTGTCCATCAGCTAGCCACACAGCAACCGGACTGGAACTATCTGGGACTAGAAATTCGCGAACCATTGGTGCTTCAGGCGAATGAATGGCGTGATGCCGCACAGCTCGAAAATCTGCATTATTTGTTCTGCAACGCCAATATTATGTTGCGGACAGTTCTGGCTTCCTTGCCGTCGGCGGTTTTGCAATGTGTCTCGATTCAGTTTCCCGATCCGTGGTTTAAGAAGAAACATCATAAGCGGCGGGTCGTACAGCCGCCGCTCGTGCAGGATTTGGCTGATTACCTGCCAGCGGGGGCGCAGATATTTATTCAGTCGGATATTTTGGATGTGGCGGCCGAAATGCGCGATCGCTTCACGGCTAATGCGGCGTTTCAACCGCAATCGACCGACTGGCTAGCCGAGAATCCGATGCCGTTGCCGACGGAACGTGAAATTGGGGTGTTGAATAATCAGGACCCGGTGTAC